The Spirulina subsalsa PCC 9445 region CCAGTAGGGGTCTTGGGGGTTGGGGTGATGTAACCATTGCTGATAGAAATTACTGGGCGCGTATTTATTCAAACTCTCCTTAAAACGGGGAGAAGAGTCATAAAAAGGGAGGTCACCGGAGGCACTGTAGAGGACTTTATAGGCCGTGGCATCCCCTTTTAAGCGAGCCGTTTCCGCCGCCAACTGTACCGCCCAGCCCAGATTCCCCTGTAAACAAAACGCCCCATTTTCATAAGCCCAATCCTGATAGAGATCATAGGCCAACATCGCCGGACACAGCGCTTTCAGGGCAGGGGGTTGATGTTGCGCCGCATAGAGTTGGGTCATCCCCTGATAGGAGAACCCATACATCCCCACCACACCAGAACTCTGGGGCAACTGTGCCGCCCAGTTAACCGCATCTTCGCCATCTTCTCCCTCCCGGGTGAATAGCTCAAACTCCCCCTCTGAAGTTCCCCGACCCCGCACATCTTGAATGGCCACAATATAGCCCCGGGCTGCATACCAACGGGGATGAGCATAAACCACCGTTGAGGCAATTTTTCGACCATAGGGTTGTCGCATCAACAACACAGGAAACTCCCCGGACTCATCAGGAGTATAGACATCTGCATCTAAGCAAATGCCATCCCGGGTGTACATAGAAACAGTTTTCTGGATAATCTTCAAGGGTTTTGAGCGTGAGAGGAAAGGATTGGAGCGGGTTTGTATCTAGTCTAACCAAAATTGAACTAGCTAGAGCTTGCTGAATAACTCTGCTCCGGGTGGAAAACAGGGAACGGGAAGGAACAGGGGGAATAGGAAAAAGGCAAGCTTTTTTGATGATTTATCCCTAACACCTTGCAGTTTCTCGCTCCTAAACCGCCAAAAGCCCTACTAACACTGATTAGATGGATATTCAGCAGACCCTAGCTAGAACTTTGTTAGGGTGCGCCAGCGAGACGATTAAGTTCAATCCTCAGTGTTTCTCGACTGCACACCCTCATCCAATTAGGGCAAGTTTCAATTATTGTTCGCGCTCAACAAACGACCAATAGTTTTATTATTCGCCGTAAACGTTTTACGCGCCACTCGTTGCACATCTGCCGCCGTCACAGCCGAAATGCGCTCGATTTGTTGAAATAAATTCCGCCAGTTTCCTGTTTTCACCTGATAACTGACTAACAATTGTGCCATTCCCATATTGGAATCTAGACTGCGCAATAAACCCGCCCGGGCTTGGGTTTTCGCCCGATCTAATTCCTGTTGTGTCACAGGTTCTCGTTTCATTCGTTCAATTTCTACTTCTAAAGCTGTCGCTACATCCTCGACGGTATGATCGGGCGCAGTTAGGGCATAAAATAGCAGCAAATTGGGGTATTTATCCCCCGGAAAACCATTAAATCCTTGGGCATTTAAAGCCACTTGTTTCTCTTCTACCAAGGAGCGATAAAGCCGAGAGGTTCGACCATCACTGAGGATGCTAGTCATAATTTGATAGACGGCATGATCTCGGTCTGTAATCGCCGGACGGTGAAACCCTTCTAAATACCAAGGTTGGGATTCTAAGGTGAGGGTGACTTCCCGGGTTTCCTGTTGGGGAGGTTCAACTAAGGTCATTTCAGGCGGTTGTGGTTGGTTTGGATAACGCCCAAAATAAACCTCTGCCAACTGTTGCACCTGATTCGGGTTGACATCGCCCACAATGGCCACCGTGAGATTATTGGGGACATAGTACAGATCAAAAAACGCTTGAATATCATCCCGTCTCATATCGCGTAAATCGTCTTCATAGCCAATGACAGGATGTTGATAAGGATGGGTGGTAAATGCTTCCCCTAAAAAGGCTTCCACCATTTGACCAATGGGGGAATTATCAACCCCTAAACGGCGTTCTTCTAAGATGACTTCTTTTTCTTCAAAAAATTCCCGAAAAACAGGTTCTAAGAAGCGTTCGGATTCTAAGGACATCCAAAGTTCTAATTTATTCGAGGGGAAGCTGTAGAAATATACCGTATAGTCCGCAGAAGTGGCTGCATTTAAACCCACTCCTCCCTCTTTTTCTACAATCTGCCCGAATTGGTTTTGAATCGCTACATCTTTGGCTTGAGCATGAATTTGATCAAAATCTGCTTGCAGTTGAGCGACTTTTTCTGTCTCTCCTGCTGCTTTAGCGGTTTTGAGTTGTTCAAACAAGTCATCTAGCTGATCTAATAAAACCGCTTCTTTTTCATAGTCTCGGGTGCCGATGCGTTTTGTGCCTTTGAAGGCTAGGTGTTCAAGGTAATGAGCAAGACCTGTTTTGCCTTCGGGTTCATCGGTACTGCCCACATCGGCATAGGTTACAAAGGAGACGACTGGGGCATCATGACGTTCTAGGACGATGAATTTCATGCCATTTTCAAGGCTAAATTCCGTCACTTGGTTAAGCACCCGATCTAGATAGGGTTGAATGGATTGGGCTTGGTTTTGAGCCAAAGCCGGGGTTATGGTGCCAGTCCAGATGATCAGTAGGGCAAAGAGTCCAGACAGAACTTTTAACCACTGCACAGGACGGGATGCTGTTTGTTGACGCTCCATTGGTGTTAAACGCAGAGTTAGACGATGGTTTGTTCTTTCCCATCTTAGGCGGAATAGGAAGGACTCGCCAAACTCCTTGGCTTTTTCCCCCTGTGGGGTGTGGGGAATAGGGAGGGTGTAGGGGAAATCATGAATTCCCCCTACCGCGTTTTCTTGAGCCATTTATAGCGGGTCTATCTGGGTTGTGAATCTCTTTTGGAGGAAGAATGCAGGAGTTCAGAAACTCAGAAGTCAGTAGGGGAAGAGCTTTGAGCCTCTAATTCAAAAATCCAGGGTTATGTGATCGCATTTCATAATTGATTGAGGCTTGCTATATTCTATAAAAACGGACTAATCTACGTTTTTATAGAATAAATGTTTGCCAATTTGCACGGTGAAGGTAGCCCCTCGGGTCCAAGTGGGACGCGCAATATAATTAGCATGATAATGAGTGGCTCCCCCTGTGGGATCAGGGACGGATGCTGTTAACACTTTTTTGGCATTTTCTCGACATTGATTAAAAAGTGTATTTCCTTCTTCTACAGATTTAATAATGCTATTGTTGGCATCATTAGGGTTCCAACAGGAAAATTGCCAAGGTTTTAAACAAACTTCTTTCACGGTGCGACCATACCATGTTTTTTCCCCGACTCGGTTTATAATAACCCAACCGACCCCTATTTGTCCTAATTCGGACTCTCCTCGCGCTTCCCCAAAGATGGTTCTTGCTATAATATCAAGGTCATCTCTGTTACTCGATAGGCTGCTAGTATACAGTGAGGGTAGATGAATGACATCATCAACTTGAATAATATGGGGGTTCCTAATCTGGGGATTCAGGGCGAGTAAACTGGGTAAGGATAACCCATAGTCTCGCGCAATTTTAGATAAACTGTCTCCGGTTTTTACTCTATAGTGAGTGAGCATTGATCGTCATCCTTATTGATCTGATTGTCATTTTTACTAAGGTTATGCTTTTTGGGTGTTGCGCTTCGCTGTCCCCAAGCTACACATACCATGATGGAAATACAATTAAAGAAATAGCATGATTTTTGCTATTTAGTAGCATCTATGTTTTGGCCAATAAGTACTTTATGGGTTTACTCAAAGGCTAAGGGTTTCGTACAGTTTGCTATGGCGCACGATATAGATTATTTTGTTACCCTATCAGCAATTGTACTAAATTTACTTATAAATTTAGCGGTTTCTTAATTGTTTTTATATAGTTTACAAAAATTTATATTTTTTGAAAAAATCTAAAATTTTTCGGAAGAATTAATTAAAGGTTGGAAGCGTTAAAGTTACTTGTTTTTGGGTGATTATTGTTTAAATAACTATGCTAAATCCGGTTCAACAAAATATTTTAGTTCTGGCTGTTTATGGGATTGTCTTGGCGTTTGTGTTTTATCAGATGTGGGTGGATCTGGATGAGTTTGTTTCGGTGAAGTTAGATCAAGAGGCGTTAAAAAGGGATTTGGAAGGGCAAAATTTAGAGGATTTGGTGGAAATTGAGTCTAAATTTGACGATTTGTATAAACCGGAACAGTTAAAGGCGATCGCACTCACGATTAAAAACAAGTGTCCGAAGGAGACGCTGTTTATCAATTGGGAGCGTAGCACGCTTAATGATCTCAAGGGGGAGTCGCGACGGGTGATCCGGATGGTGCCGGGGATGAAGGTGGATCTTTCTCAGCCTCAAGTGTTCGGATTGGTGGCACCTGGACAAACCTTGAAGGAAAAAATCACGGCTGAACCCTGTTTAAAACCCAAAGGAGATGGTAGTTTAGAGCTTGCGAAGCCGTTATTTAAGGCAGATGGGTTATTAAAGGCGGCGAAAAAGGGCGATCGCGTCACCCTGCGTTTAATCCTTGAATTTAGCCAACCGACGGTAGGGGTTCACAATACCAGTCTACATCCCATCTCCTGTCAATTTAAGTTCAGTAAAACGCCCCTTGCTCGTGCCATGTACTGGGAGGGAAAACCACGCAAAAATCAGAAAGGCAAGGGACAATGAGGGAGTAAAATCTGCCCCCCAATCCCGACCAATAAAATGCCACCTAAGACCTTAAACTGACCTTGAAAAATCGCCCCAAAATGATGGCCAACCCATAACCCCAGTAAGGAGAAAGCCACAGTTACTAAGCCAAGAATCGTCATTAACTGAACAATCCCCATTTCTACTCCGGCTAATCCAACTCCCACCCCTAAACTATCTAAACTCAACACAAAGGCTAACCCTAACAGGGTGAAACCATCCAAGGATAAATTTTCGGGTTGTGCCGCATTAGAAACTATCCCATCGTAAAGACTTTTTGCCCCTAAAAAGGCTAATAAAATCCCCGTGAGTTGTCCACTAATGACGGTTAAATCAACCCCTAAATGTTGACCAATTCCCCAGCCCACTAAGGGCATGAAGACTTGAAACAGTCCAAAACAGAAGGCCATCCTGATGGCTTGCTGCCAGTTGAGGTGAGGGACTTGTAAACCACTAGATACAGATACGGCGAAGGTATCAGAAGCTAGTCCTAATGAAATGAGTCCTAGGGTGGTCAGAGTCATAATCACTCCTCTCGGGTCAGCGATTCAAGGTACTTATTTCTTCAGAAACTCAGCCATGATTCCGTATACTTCATCAAAACCTTACATAAATCTTTTCAATGGCGGATTATTTTCTGAGTTCTATTGTTTTAGAATCGTTCGCAGAATGTGATGTTCCCTAACTGGATGTATCTAGGCCAAAACTCTGATGGGTACCGGGATTAATCACGATTGCGCCGGAAACCGGGTTTCTGGTGGCTAGGTTTCCTTATGAGGCAACCTGAAAGAAACAAGAATCCCCAACGCAAGACGTTGGGGTACTTCAATCTTCAAACGTGAACTACCCCACCCTGCCTAGGCGCGAGGATGGAGCTTCCTGATTCAATGGGAAGTGCTTTCCATACCGAAGTATAGCGAGTCTTATCTTCCCTCCCCAGGCAGAAGTCCTAGTTCCTAAGACCCAAATTTTCTCTTGCAACACAGCCCTTTTTAGCTTGGTTTTCGCTTTGGGAGTTAGTGGTCAAGATGTATTTATCTTAGCATGGATTCGCTGTCGCTCAGTATATTGCTGGGTTGCTATCCATCCCCTCCCTGCAAGCGAGGAAGGGGAATTCCGCAACCAACATTTTTGTTAAAAATGGCTCGGGGCAGATTTGAACTGCCGACCTTGGGCTTATGAGTCCCCTGCTCTAACCAACTGAGCTACCGAGCCGTAAAATTTCACTCGCAGTTATTAATCCTAACACAGAATTTTCAAAAACTCTACTAAATTTTTTGGAAAATTGGGCGGGGTTTAGATTTCTCCTGTCCCTAATTTCGTGAGTTGTTGGGTTGTGTTGTTGCTTCACTCAACCTACGGGCGCTGTGATTGGTTTGTTGGGTTGCGCTTTCCCTGTGCCTAACCTACGGATCGCGCAACCTAGGGGTTCTATTCTTTGGGCTGGGGTATCCTCTGGCAAGGAAAAGCCCCGTTCAATGCCTCAGCATTGAACGGGGAAACTCAACAGGATCGTATCGGTAAACCGCAGGCAATTTCTAACGATTTCTCGGTAAGAACGCCATAGGATTCACAGCACCGCGTCCAGCTGGGTGGACTTCAAAGTGCAGGTGAGGCCCGGTGCTAAAGCCTGTGCTACCCATCAGGGCAATTTTCTGACCTTGCTCTACGCGCTGACCGGGACGCACTAACAGGCGGCTGTTGTGAGCATAACGGGTCATGCTGCCGTCGGGGTGGCGAATATCGACTAAGTTTCCATAACCGCCAGAGTTCCAACCTGCGGTAATGACTTCTCCGGCGGCGGCGGCATAGATGGGGGTTCCGGTGGGTGCGGCAATATCAATGCCTCGGTGCATCCGTCCCCAACGAGGACCATAACCGGAAGTCAGGACACCGCGAGCCGGCCAGATGTAGCCGTTGAATTCGGGAGGCCGTTCAGGCAAGTATTGATCCCGATCCTGTAAGGGGGGCAGTTGAGGTTCAACGGCTTGACCCGAGGGCAGTTGTAATAAACGGTTGTAGCCTTGTACCGGAGCGGGTGCGGCGGCCACAACACTAGGCTGAGGATTGGGACGCTGTACGGTAGTCCGGGTTAATTGAGGTTGACGGACTTCTTCAGCTACAACGGTGGTGGATGGAACTGAACTGGTGCTGGCTTGGGTGCGTTGACGCTGCCATTCGGGGTTAACCGGAGCGGGTTCAGGAGTTGCTGCCACTTGAGGGCTAGACTCATGAGAGCTTTCGGTATAGTCGCTGGAGGTTTGGCGATCGCGTTGAGCGCGATACTCTTCCCGCATCCGGCGAATTTCGTTGGCCATCCGCTCTACATAGGGGTTAGCCGGATCTTCGAGGTTAGAAGCCACGGTTGCGGCAGGTGTTTGAGCCACAAGAGTGGATTCTGAATCACTCGTTTCTTCCCCACCGTTATAAATGACCGTTGGGGTTTGACTCACTAAGGTGCGCACCATTTCGGAGCGAGGAATCCGCAGTTCCTGATTAATTTGCAGGTTATGAGGATTACGGATGTTGTTGGCCTGCATTAATTCGGCGCGAGATACACCGTAGCGGTTGGCAATGACATCTAAGGTGTCACCGGGTTGTACAAGGTAGACAGAACCCGTAACGGCTGTAGGGGGGACAAAGACAGAATCACGGGAGGTTGTAGAACCACCGACTTGAGTTGCCGCCACAATCACGGATTCGGGATTTTGGGCGACGGGTTCTTCTGCCGTTGTTTCTACAACGGTTTCGGGAATGACTACGGAATCTTCTGCCGGGCGTTCTGTTTGGGTGAAGGCCTCGGTGTTAAAGGAAAAAGTAGATGCAGATTCTGAAGAAGAGGAGGCGATGATTCTGGGAACATCCCCCTCACGGGTTCTAGTGTTGGTGTCGCTGGAAAGGGTAGGGGTTGTGGGAGAGGCTACCGCTTCACCAACGGATAAAGACTCAAGGGGTGCTGCTTGTTCCTCTGTTGCTACTTGAGGAGAGATTAAGTCGAGTTCGGACGCATCCTGACGCGGGTTGAGGAGATGATCAAGGGTTCCTGGGACTACCACAGAATCTTCTGAGACAGATTCGGGAGTGGAGGAAACCAAAGCACTGGCATCAGGTTGATGACGGGCAACAAGAGTTTCGGCAGGTCGGTCATCTTCGCTGGCAGCAATCCCGTTCACGGTGGGGATTTTCAGCGTTTGACCAATGGCGAGAACCGATTCAGATTGGATGGCGTTGGAAGCGGCGATCGCTTCGGGGGTGAGACCGTAGTCTTGAGAGATGTCCCAAAGGGTATCGCCATCCTTAACCCGGTGTTTGATTAAAGCCGGGGTAATCACAGCCGGAGTAGTATTGGCGGTGACGGATTCCTGAACCACTACACTGTTGGCAGCTACAACGGAGACAGCATCTTCTGTGTCGGAGTTCGTTGGGGCTTTGGTGGTAATGGGCAGGGTATTCAGGGAAGATTCTGCGGCAAGGGCTTCTTCACCTTGGCTGGGGAAGAAAACACCTGCGGAGAGGGCAGCAATTCCTAACACCGTGGCACGAGCGCGACGGGCGACATCGTTGTTCAGTTTAGAAGTTGTCTCTTCCTTTGCCGAGGGGTTGGTCAGGGTCTCAGGGGAGTCTGCTAGGCAGGGAGGAATAGTTTTGTTTTGTGTGAGTGAGCGTTTCAACAACGACCTCCTAGTGTGTAATAAGCGATTGACTGTCTAGATTAATCTGCGTTTGATGTTACTCCATGATTTGGGTTTTGTAACTGAACGCATTATCGCAAGTGACGACAATCACTGACAGTAAACTCACAGTGAGTAACCTAGGTAAGATTACTCTGCTTTTCCAATTTAGACAAGTCAATCGGAAAAAAAAGTTGATTTGAGAGTGAAATTCCCTGATTGAGTTGCTCAGATTGATCAGGATTAACCTGCAAACAGCCAGCCAAAAAACCCAGCCCCAAAACTTTGGTAGGCCTGAGATTTGGGATCTGTGTGCGGTTTAGGATCAGGTGCAACTCTTGGAATAACATACGACTACAGAATGTGGGCTTCCGGAATGACTGACAAACTCAATCGGAGATTATGGAGTGAGATTGTAGCACTGTTTTGAGAGGGGAGGGTAATACTGAATTTCTTGATCCCTGATGGCAACGATAAGCAGAAACAATCAAGAAAGGGGTAAATGTTGATGGTAGAAAAAGCTGCAAACTGAGGGTTTTAAATGCTTTCCCACGGTTCTATATTTTAAAAATAGTTTTTTTGAACTATAAAAAAAGGGGTAGGTGATGACTCCTAAAGAGATGTCCGTGATGATAGAAATTTCTTATCAGGTTTCTCTGATTTTGTAACTTGGATAACTTAACTCCCCTTGAGGGACACATTCTCTGTAGTTAGGTGCAAAGAGCAGGGGAGAAAGGGAAGGCTAGAAGCCTTAAAAAATCTAGTCTTTCGGGCAAGAGATGCGGGGGGTTTCTAGGTGGCCGAGTTGTCGCCGCGCTTCAAAAAGGGCGACGGCGGCACTGACGGATAAATTCAGACTGCGTACTCCTGTTTCGGTCATGGGAATATAGAGGGTGCTGGTGCATTGCTGCAAAATCTCGGGGGGCAAACCTTGGGTTTCGCTGCCAAACATTAGCCAGTCGTCTTCTTGAAAGGTGTATTGTACATAGCTCTGGCTACCACGGACGGAAAAACCCAGTAAGCGCCCGGTGCGAGTTTGGTGATAGCTGAGGAAGGCTTCCCAGTTTTCGTGATAGTGCAAATCAACGTGAGGCCAATAATCCAGACCAGCGCGTTTGAGATGGCGATCGCTAATTTCAAATCCTAACGGCGCGACGAGGTGGAGAGGCGTTCCCGTGGCGGCACAAGTTCGGGCAATATTACCTGTATTCGGGGGAATTTGAGGATAAACGAGGACGACATTGGGCATAGCTAGAGAATGGGGAAATGTCCTATAGGGTACGACAGTTTGGGGGCGTTCGGGCTGGGGGGAGACATGACCTATACATTTTTCTGATATCACAGAATGCCCCTCCATTGATTAGTTTTTATTAACTATTGTAAACAGAACCGATCAATTGGGTGAGCGGTTAATCCTTGAATCGGGAGTTGGGTTAAAGCGGAAAGAGGGGATTCAGACAACTAGGAGAGGCAGGATCAGAAAAGAGCAAGATAGAATAAGGCCAAATTGTGAAGAAAATCTAAAACGCTCACGATCACAGAAGAGGAAAAATCTCCGTCAAGGCTGACTAGCCTTGCTTTTCAACGAGTCAATAGGAGGACACTCAGGACATGGATGTACCGAATCCCATCGCAAAATCGAGAAAAAACTCTGCCTTTAAACATCTCATGACCGTCCACTGGTGGATGGTCGCCTGCTATGTAATTATTTTCTCCCTAGGGATGATCATGGTGCAATTACCCGCAAATTTCGATATTCGCAGCCCCATGTATAGCGTCCATAAATCAATGGGCGTGTTAACCATGGCCTTGTTAACTTGGCGGATTTTAACCCTCTTGCAGGTGTGGTGGAAGAAATACACCCGACGATTCCCTAAACTGACGCTTCCTTGGTTTAAAACGGTAATTTTGCATACGTCACTTCATCTATTTATGTGGGCGGTTCCGATTACGGGCTATTTCCTCTCCAACTCTTTCCGCAGTAATAATGTCCAATTATTTGGGCTACCCTTACCGGATATCTTCCCGGTGGATTCCAGCGCCGTGGGATTAGCCCGTAATTTGCATTTCTGGCTGAGTTATACGTTTCTGGCCTTTATTGTCTTACATAGCCTTGATCAATGGAAGGTTGTCCGGGCTAATCTCCGCCGTTTTCGCAGTTTTCTGACCAAAGACCAGAAAAACCTAGATTGAGCAGGTTAGCTTGCCCCCCTAATCAACCCATTCCCGACGGGGTTTAAAGGACTCAATCCCTCGTAACTTCTCATAGAGTTCTTTTTCTTCGGGGGTGATGGTTTTGGGAATGACTACCTCAATTTCGACTAATTGATCTCCCCGACCTTGATTTTCCGTGGGGAATCCTTTTTGGGCGAGACGCAGAAGTTGACCGGAACGCACGCCACTGGGGACATTCATCTTGACTAAACCATCCAAGGTGGGAACTTCCACCATGCCCCCTAATACGGCCTCGGTGGGGGTGACAGGGACGCGACAGAAGATGTCGGGGCCTTGGAGTTCAAAACGGGGATGGGGTTCAATGGAGATTTTTAGATACAAGTTGCCCCCTTGAATACCTTGACCTTTCAGACGGATTTTCTGACCGTCTAACATTCCGGGGGGCATATCCACTTCTAGGGAGCGGCCATCTTCTAAACGAATGCGTTCCCGTCCTCCCCGATAGGCTTTTTCGAGGGGGAGGGTCAAACGGGCTTCTACGTCTCGGGGGCGGTCTTTGACGGCGGTTCGACCTACGGAATACTCGGTTTTGGTGCGGCCGGGGCGGAAAGCGTCGGGGTCTTTGGGGTTTACACGGGTGCTAGTGCGGGGGGCAGACCGGGCTTTTTCCTGACGTTTGAGGAGTTCTTCGACAAACCGATTAAAGTCGGGGTAATCTTGGGGGTCTAGGTCAGGACTGGGGGTTTTGCCGTTGCGTCGGACGGTGGTTTTCCCTTTGCGCTTAAAGCCGCTTTGCTGCCAAAAACGACTGAATTGGTCATATTGCGATCGCCGATTTTCATCAGACAAGACCTCATAGGCCTCGTTAATCGCCTTAAACTTCTCCTCCGCGCTTTTATCCCCCGGATTCAAGTCAGGATGGTAGCGTCGGGCGAGTCGGCGAAAGGACTGCTTAATATCCCCATTAGGGGCATTAGGGGCAACTTCTAAAATGTCGTAATAATTGCGAAAATTTTCCATAAGTGCATCGGGAACAGGGCATAGGACAAGGGGAACAGCGAGCCAGCTTACATCTGTCCCCTAGGACAGAATTTAGAACCAATCATCATCATCTTCATCCCAGTTATTTTCATAAACGGGACGAGTGGGACGGCGCTCTCCCCGATTATTCGCCCGGTCATTATAGGGATCTCGTTCCGGCCGCCCCCGCTCATAGGGTCGAGCCTCATAGCGTCCTTGTTCGGTCCGAGGTTGTTCATAGGGGCGGGCTTCATAACGACCGTAGTCTCCCCGACCTGATGAGCCATAGGCGGGCGGTTCTGCCCCCCGTCCCGGACTATTGTAGGGGTCATAATCATAATAGGATGACCCCCGTTCATCTCGTTTTTTATCTCCCGAAAAGGTGCGCTTAATGGAGCCAAAGAAATCATCATCCTCCTCGGCCGCATACTGAAGGCGTACCTCCCGATTCAGTTCATAGAGGGCATCTTGTAAATCGGCAGCCGCCCGGTCTATCCCCCGTTCGTCCTCCCGTTGCAGGCTTTCCTCTAACTCCCGAATCAGGGAGTCAATTTGACGGCGGTAGTAACTGGCGAATTGGGTACCAAAATCTAGCGCCACCTCTTTTAAACGCCGTTGAGACTGATCCACTAAGGCTTTCGCCCGATTGCGTTTTTCCACCCGTTCCCGTCGTTCCCGGTCTAACTGGGCGAAGCGTTCGGCTTCCTCAATCATCTCGTCTACTTCGGTCTGACTTAAGGTAGAAGCCCCTTGTACGACAATACTCTGTTCTCGTCCGGTGGTTTTATCCATTGCTGTCACCTGTAGGATACCGTTGGCATCAATATCAAAGGCGACCTGAATCTGAGGAATGCCGCGAGGGGCCGGGGGAATTCCGCTTAACTTAAAGCGTCCCAAGGATTTGTTATCCCGTGCCATTTCCCGTTCCCCTTGCAGGATATGGACTTCTACCATGGTTTGATTGTTTTCCCCGGTGGAGAAGATATCGGAACGACGGACGGGGATGGTGGTATTGCGGGGGATTAATTTTTTCATCACCCCACTAACGGTTTCTAAGCCTAGTGAGAGGGGGGTAACATCGAGTAAGAGGATGTCTTTCACATTCCCAGCTAAAATTCCCGCCTGAATCGCCGCACCGACGGCTACCACTTCATCGGGGTTAACATTTTGGTTGGGTTCCCGATTGATTAGATTGCGGACTAAATTCTGCACCATGGGAATCCGGGTGGAACCGCCCACTAAGACCACCTCATCAATTTGCATGGGGGTGAGTCCCGCATCTTTGAAGGCGCGTTTCACCGGACGACGGAGACGGGCGAGTAAGTCTTCACAGAGAA contains the following coding sequences:
- the dnaK gene encoding molecular chaperone DnaK; protein product: MGRVVGIDLGTTNSVVAVMDGMKPIVIANSEGMRTTPSVVGFNKDGDLLVGQMARRQAVLNPQNTFYAVKRFIGRKYAELNPESKRVAYTVRRDEQGNIKIPCPRQEKNFSPEEVSAFILRRLAEEAERYLGESVTGAVITVPAYFNDSQRQATRDAGRIAGLEVLRIINEPTAASLAYGLDRQQNQTIMVFDLGGGTFDVSILEVGDGVFEVRSTSGDTQLGGNDFDRKIVDWLAEKFLEVEGIDLRRSDRQALQRLTEAAEKAKIELSGVASTEINLPFITATEDGPKHIETSLSRPEFEFLCEDLLARLRRPVKRAFKDAGLTPMQIDEVVLVGGSTRIPMVQNLVRNLINREPNQNVNPDEVVAVGAAIQAGILAGNVKDILLLDVTPLSLGLETVSGVMKKLIPRNTTIPVRRSDIFSTGENNQTMVEVHILQGEREMARDNKSLGRFKLSGIPPAPRGIPQIQVAFDIDANGILQVTAMDKTTGREQSIVVQGASTLSQTEVDEMIEEAERFAQLDRERRERVEKRNRAKALVDQSQRRLKEVALDFGTQFASYYRRQIDSLIRELEESLQREDERGIDRAAADLQDALYELNREVRLQYAAEEDDDFFGSIKRTFSGDKKRDERGSSYYDYDPYNSPGRGAEPPAYGSSGRGDYGRYEARPYEQPRTEQGRYEARPYERGRPERDPYNDRANNRGERRPTRPVYENNWDEDDDDWF